The following is a genomic window from Deltaproteobacteria bacterium CG11_big_fil_rev_8_21_14_0_20_49_13.
CCCCAGATCGAAACCGCCGATGCCGGCGAACAGCGAACCGAACGTGATCGTCATGCCCGTGAATACGTGATTGCCGATAACTGGACCGATGACCTGATCCGGAAATGACGGAAGCCTTGCCGAAAGGGTTCCCCGAAGGGTTTCGGAAAGGCTTCGCGGAAGGGAAAAGCGAATCCTTCGCGAAACGCTCTCCCGAACGCTTGCCGGAAACTGTTGATGCGCCGAATTTTGCGGGGTGAGCCCTTGAGATCGGGGATAAAGCGCGGCGAAGGGCCTGAACTGGCGGGAATTGAAAGGAGATCACGATTGACATCCGTTCGGATTTCTGCTTTTAGTCTTGCTACTTACGCGCACAGCGAACGATTGGCATACAGGTTCGATGTCCTGAAGGATGGGCGCGCCCCGTAAAATCGGGCGAACTATGTTCGCCCGATCACGGGGCTTCGCCACGTAAGTGGTGAGGCCCCGTGATTTGACGGAGGCGAATTTTACGGGAGCCACGTGATCGCCGCAGGCGATTTTACGTGGCAGACAGAGACCACTTATGTTCTATGTTTACGTCCTCCACAGTGAAAAAGATGGCAAACTCTACACGGATTTCAGAAACGACCTCAAAAATCGCATCAAATGTCACGAACAGGGCAAAGTGGCCTCAACTAAAGATCGTCGCCCGGTGAAACAGATCTATTACGAAGCCTATTTGCTGGAAGATGATGCCAAATCAAGAGAACTGTTTTTGAAGAGTGGTTCAGGTAAGAAATTTTTGAGGAAACAATTGGCCAATTACTTTGCGGAGAATCTGTGGAAATAAATTGTGCGAAAGCCCCGTGGTCCCGTGACTGCGGAGCAGTTTTACGGGACTTTACGGGGCCAAGATGCTCACAAATCTGGTGAAATCAGTGGAGGAGTTGAAAATGAAGCCAACACTGAAACATATCGATCCAATGTTAGTTGTTGGAATCGGCGTCCGCACAACAAATCATGCGGAGTCGAAGAAGGATACGGCTAAGATCCCAGCACTCTGGGGAAGGTTCTTTCAAGAGAATCTCAGTGGCAAGATCCCAAACCAAATTCAGAGTTCTCAAACATACGGTGTTTACTCATCCTACGAGTCGGATTGTGATGGGAAATACACCGTTACGGCAGGGAAATGCGTTTCCAGAGTGGATAATTTGCCTCAATACCTTGCTATGGTGAATGTCGAAGGTGGGAGCTATCTTGTTTTTGAAGGCAAAGGTCCCATGCCGGAGATCGTGATCAATATTTGGAAAGAGATCTGGAACTATTTCTCGTCCAAACAGGAATTGAAACGGAGACACACAACCGACTTCGAGCTCTATAAAGCAGGTGGAGAAGTTGCAATTCACATAGCCGTTATGTGAGGCGCGAATGAAAAAAATCGATAGTTAGCACTGTTCAATTTTCACTTTGAATGAGTGATAAACAGGTTCGATGTCCTGACAATGGGGCGCACAACGATTTTCCGCCAGGAAAATAGAGGCGGTTTTTTTTGATTTTGAGCAACTATAGTATTTTAACCTTTGGTTAGTAATACCTTTGTTAAAAACTATAAGTATTTCTAACTTCTTATTCGCACTGGCATACGAATAAGAAGTNNNNNNNNNNNNNNNNGCGAAATAAAGAGAACTGAATCAAGTGAGGAATGGGCACATTCAGGAATTGTTGAAGCTGGAGCCTATGTCTTTATCAGCTATTGTATTGGAAATGAAGGGCAATCAATTGAAAACCAGATAAACGGTGCATTTGATCTTTTAGAAAAAAGATTGGGATCAATTGGTCTGAATTTAGAGTCAGTTGTAAAAATGGACTGCCTATTTAAGAATATTACGGATATACATTCGTTGGGGAAAATAATTAAGGAAAGATTTAATGGAAAATACCCTGCAAGAAAAGCATTTGAAACAAAATTTGTGAGGGAGGGGATTTTATTCCAAGTCGATGCAATTGCAGCAAGAAACTGAAAGTTACAGGATGTGTTATCCACGGGTTGATGAGGAGACATTGGCATTCGAAGGGTGTGGTTCACTTTTCCAGTCATCTTTACTCTTCTGGAGCAGATGAGATTACAAGCAAGCCGTATGTTATGGTAAAAATGTTCGACATCCTGACGCATTAATACATTACAATAAATCAGAAAACATCACCCTGCCACAGCGATTGCAAGAAATCCCGATAAGGCAGGATCAATATCTGATCGTCGGTTAACCGTGGCAATTCTTCCAAACAGACCAACAGAAGTTTCTTAATGGACTGGTGTTCCTTTTTCAGTTCCCTTAAGCCCTTTAAATGGTCCGGCCGCACCCGACTTGTTCCCTTAGCTTCAATGGCCACTTCACAGTCATTAACAACGAAATCGACCTCGCGACCGGAATCGGCCAATTTCCAATACGATAAAAGATCACTTTTTTCTTTATAAGTGATGTAGCTTTTAAGTTCGTGAAACAGCCAGTTTTCAAAGGCCTTTCCGGCCATTTCAGAACCTAATTGAAGTTCTCCTCGACGGGTCAACAAATTTGGAAGAGCGACATCGAAATAGTAGAACTTTGGTGAGTGTATGACCTTGCGTTTTGCCCGACGAGTGTAGGCAGGGAGAAATTCGCCGATCAGCGTATCTTGAAGGATCTGGAAATATTCTTTGACCGTTTTGCCGGAGACGCCGCAGTCGCTGGCGATATTGCTGTAGTTGACAATTTCAGTATCGGAGAACGCGGCCGCCCTTAGAAAGTCAGAGAAAAGAGGAAGGTTTCGCACGAGCCCCTCCGCCGCAATTTCCTCCTTAAGGTATTCATTGACATAAGAATCCGTTAACTTGAGATGATTGCCGCTCAAATAATGGCTGGGAAGATAGCCGTGATTGATGAGGCGCGTGAGATCAAACTCGTTCCCCAGTTCCGGAAAAGTGAGACCGCGCAATTCATAGCGGACAGCCCTCCCACCTAGTAGATTGGCATGACCTCGCTTAAGTTTACGGGCTGATGATCCGCACATGCCAAAAACAAAGTGATGGTCTTCGATAAGAAGATGCACCTCATCCAGAAGTTTCGGGATCTTTTGAACCTCATCTATTAAAACAAGTCTGGATGCAGTTGGGTCGCTTTCAATATTGGCCAGACATTCTTCCCGTAATAAGGCTGGTCTGACAGAATATTTCGCAAAGCTGTCGGTATTTAGCAGGTCAATTCTGTGAGAGTTTGGGTATAGGTGTTTAATAAGAAATGTTTTGCCCGTTTTCCTTGGTCCCCATAGGAAAAAAGATTCCTTGGGGTTGGATGGAAGTGGCGCGATTCTTTGAAACATAACTGCATATTATCGCGATATTTAGGAGTAATCAAGCAAAAAATCGATTTTTTTATCCATTTATGATGGTGCTTCTAACTACAGGAAAAGGGCCATTATTGACCTCTTTTCCAATTTGTGTTTTTATTCTAGTGAGTTATGTGAACAGTGAAACCGACAATCTGGCGATCGCGCGCTCAATGGCAACGATCACCCTGACCTCGTTGATATTCAAGCGGGAGTCCTTCTGTGCCAGCGCCTTCATTGCGCGAGTTATCTGTTTTTCTTTTTCGCGATTCATGATCCCAATGCCTCAATGATAGGGCGTATCCGGTGAGCGACTCCCAGTTTATTTGCCATATCCACCACCTGACCCAGATTCACTTTCCTCTGTGCCAATGCCTGTTTGAGAGCCGCGATCGCAACCCGATGACCGATAAGCCTCTTGTACAAGAGGCCCTCTACCAAGGTTCTCGGGAGCGTAGTGATCCAGTAGCCTTTCGTTTTAGAGATCCCGATATCCCACATGGGGTCCCTTGACCGGATCAATTTCAAATCTTTGGCAGCGACTCGCTTGGTTGCCGGGACGAGCACCCAGATCTGTTTGGAGATCTGATCCGTGACGTGGTAATGTTCCATGGCCGACAAGAGACAAATGGCCGACGGTTGCCCGCAACGCAGGGTTGCCATCTGATAGGAATCCTCTCCCGTGCTGTCGTCGGATCCTTCGACTCTGTACACTCCGCGGCTCAATCGCTCCAAGATGCCTGCCTTGGCCATTCGGCTCAAAGAGGCTTTGCTGATGCCCTCCGCTACGGCTTCCGCCGTTGAAAAAGGTCTTTTCGCCAACTTGGGTGGTAACTTTATCATTTGAAACCAATATGACATAAATAAATTATAGTGTCAAGTTGGTTTCAATGAAAACCTCCGTAATTACGGACAAATAGTCGCTAAAACCCGAAAATAACGTTATTTGCCCCCTGGAACCCGATTCAGGTACTCCAAGGCGATTTGGGGGTCCTCTTTCAGGGCTTCAGGGCTTTGAAGACCGTCTGACGGGCCAAAAGTTGGGGGCGCTGTTTGAGGATTTCCCTGCGGTCTTTGAAGGCGGGGTCGGATTTCAGGTGTTCCTGAAAGACCTGCAGGGTGACCCCAGCGAAGCAACAGGCCTCGGCGTCGCTACATCCGAGTGAAAAGGCATCCTCGAGTCTGCGAAGACAATCCTCGCTCAATATGCCGATCTTCGGCGCTTCGGGTTTGTTTTCATTTTTCTTCCTCCATTTTCTATTCTTCTATTTTCTGGGGTTTCTTGCTGTTGATGGGGGCGGAAAACTGGAATCCACTCATGCCACTGTCAGAAGATGGTGCTTTGCTTCTGCCAAAATAAGGTTTTTTCTTCCGGTTCGTTCATGGGATTCATCGGCAGCGATCCAGGGCATGGATACCGCGACGCTTTGCAAGGTCGCACGTGGCGAGGTGGATCTGAATCAGATCGCCATCAACCACCTGGCCGCCCGGGGAATGGATGAAAACGGTCGCTGGATCGGATTCGACAAAGCGAAGGAACGAATGATCGAAGAATAAGGCAACGCTTCGGATGGAGTGATTATTTCTGGAGCAGTTCTTTTATCTCTGGGCGAAGTTCCCCGATCACGGTTTGAAAGGGCGGAAGATCCGGAACCAGAGGTCCCAACCATTGCTCCCAAGTCTTCTCGACGTGCGGAAGCCAGTTCTCCCTGAAAAAATCTCCCTCATCGGTGAATCCGATATTTTTCAATGCGCATTTGGCCCGAAGGAAATCACCGAACCCGCCGAAGTCCATGCGATCCTTGTAGGTCCCGAGCACACGCCAGAGATCATGGTAATCGCGCGCTCTGGATCGTCCCCACCCTCAAGACTCGAGTTTTTCCATGTGTTACAGGATGGCACACAGTTTCTCCGCAACGATCTCTTCCAAGGCATAGGTCGCGACGACAGTATCGAAGGGCTCACCATATTCATGGATGACCCGTTTCCGCTCAATCGGTTTCAGAACCTTTTCATCCACGGACGTTTCGATGATGACCCGCGTGTGCAGATCCCGATGCCACGGGAAGCGGGCGCGAATAGAGAACGCCTCTTGTCCGCCCGGGTGGGGTTCCTTCTCGGTATAGCGCTCGCATGCTATTTCGACGGGAGCGTATTCATCGAGGAGTTTTTTAGCGGTTTCGCACGCCTGACGAACGGCCGCCTCCATCGCGTCACATTTTGGAACGTCCCCGACGCCCGAAAAATCCAGATCCTCCGAAAACCGGTAGTCGCCGAAGTAGCATTTCTTGAGACAGGTGCCGCCTTTGAACACAAGTGTGTCGCGAAGGATATCGGTACGGGTAAGTCCTGCCAGCACCCATGAGAGCAGATAGTCGCGTTCCAGAACCTCCCATGGAATCCCCAGTCTCTTTCCGGCTTCCTGCAGACGCGTGTGTAGCGGTTTCATGCGTTTACCTTTCCAGGAAGATTCTCCTGAATCATCCAATATCGGTTACATGGTCCCTTGCGTGGACCGGTCGAATCCAATATCCGATAGCCCTTGATAGGGACGTTTGCGAGTGAAGCCAGACGACCAATCTCCATGCCTTGCTTTTCCAGAACCCAGCCGAGGCGCTTGGCCGTTGCGGCGTCCAGCTTCAATGCATAGTCGATGATGCGTTCCAGATTGATCTTGCCGATAGCCGCCTCGAAGGCATGAAGCACCTCGGAAAAATCGCCACAGTATTCCGGCATGGTGAGCCCGTCGATAAGCGTGCGTTCGAGATCGGTGATGGTCACGCGGCTCTCGCCGATCCACACCTTTTCCGTCCCGAAGAATCGTTCAGGCCGGATCTTGATGAAACGATAGGCCGTGTCTCCGATCCGATAGTCGCCCTTCGTGCGCGTGGTCGGAACCGAGGCGCCAATCGTCGTCAGTACGAAAACCTTCCTCGAGGCCTGTTCGGTTAGACCGTGATGATGCATGGCAGACCAATGGGAGATGGCGGCGGGATCCGCCAATGCCATGGCGATTTCGAACTCGTGGGCGGGGGTCACCCCGGGGACGGCTTCGGAGATCGCGTAAAGCCCGTTGTGCAGGCGAACTACCCAGCCCGACTTGGCCAGTTGACAAAGGGCCTGCCGGACATAGTTCTCGGAAAGCCCTACCTCGGGGCCGAATTCCCGGGCCTTGGCCGTGGTAAAAATACGGTTCCCTCNNNNNNNNNNNNNNNNNNNNNNTCTGTATTATATTCTGTTCAGACATTGTTTCCATATAGCGAACAAAAGCGTTATATTATCCACATCCAATAGACATAATACAACGATTGTTCGTTAATGTCAAACAATGTCTTTATTTAATCTATTGGCGGCCGCATTGCAAAGGGTGGCGAGTTGGGCGTCGAAGACGGCGGAGAGGCTGTCGTGTTCTGCCGAGACCTTTTCGAGATGGGCAAAATTCGAATCGATATCTTTTTTTAGTTTTTTAATGCTCCTTGAAAGTTCGGCTATCTCCTCCGGACCTTTAAGTGCGCCTACGTTTGAAAGTTTTGCGTTAATGCCGGCCTCTTCTTTTTCAAGCCTCATGATCTTAGATTCGAGCGACTTTATCTCCTCTTGGAGCGGCTTTAAAACCTTCGAGCGTTCGGCAATCACTGCGGCCCTGCTTTGGCGGAGCGCCTTTTTGGGGTTTACGTCTGTGCTCTTCGCCTCGGCCTCGTCGGCCTCTTCGCGCCAGCCAACCTTTTCAAGAAATTCGTCGTAGGTGCCGTTGAACCATGAGACACCGCCGTCCTGAAACACCAAAAGTTTGGTGGCAAGCGCGTGCAATACGAGCTCGCTATGGGTGACTATTATAACGGCCCCTTCAAAATCAGAGAGCGTCGCCACCATAGAATCTATGGACTGCATGTCGAGATGGTTCGTGGGTTCATCTAAAAGAAGGAGATTAGTGGGAGTGGCGATGATCTTACCGAGCATCACGCGGCTCTTTTCGCCACCGGAGAGGACCTGCACCATTTTTTCGGCAGATTCTCCGCCGAACATCATTGTGCCGCATATGGACCTGACGGCGGTCCTGCCAAGATTGGGATTCGCGGATTCTATCTCTTCTTCAACTGTGTATTTGGGGCGGAGCCTGTCGATATTTGTCTGCCCAAAGTAACCCATCCTTGCAAGAGGATGTATATCTATCTTCCCATCTAAAGGCTCAAGCTCGCCTGCGAGGAGCTTTATGAGGGTTGATTTGCCCTTACCGTTCTTACCTATTATGCCTATCCTGTCCTCCGAGCCGATGGTCATGTCAAGGCCTTCTATGAGAAGATTGGAAGGTTCGTAGCCAAAACTTAGCCCCGCAACCTCTATAAGACGCTTGGCGTCGAAAGTGGAATAGCGAAACGCGAAATCAAGGTCAGCTATCTCCTCTAGTTTTTCCAACTTGGGGAGCTTCTCTAAAAGCTTAAGCCGCGACTGAACGACGGAGGCCTTGCTTGCCTGCGCGCGGAACCTTTCAACGAACGCCTCGATATGTTCCCGCTGTTTTGATTCGTTTTGGCGGGTCTTTTCGTGGACATCTTCGTCCTGTTTTATTTGGGCGTAGACCTTTACCGTGTCGCCGGGGAGCTTTCTTATCCTTTGCCTGTGGATAAGAGCCGTATGGGTCGTTACGCTATCCATAAACTCCCTGTCGTGAGAGATGAGGACAAGTTCATGCTTCCAGTTGCGCAGGAACTTTATTATCCAGCGGATAGAGACGATATCGAGATAGTTAGTAGGTTCGTCGAGTAGCAAAAGATTTGGATGCGAGACAAGGACCTTTGCAAGATTGAGCCTCACCTGATAACCGCCGGAAAAAGTGGAAGGAGGAAGTCCCATATCCTTTTCGGTGAAACCGAGCCCAAAAAGGACCGCCTCGACTTTATAATGGTCGTACATCTCATCCGGCGGGAGCCCTAAGCATCCCTCCTGAAGGATGGTTGGTTCGGTAAAATGAAGATGCTGGGCAACGTGACCTATTCGATAGCCTCTGGGGACGATAATGTTCCCTTCATCGGGCTCTTCTTCGCCAAGAATCATCTTTAAAAGCGTCGACTTACCCGAACCGTTCCTTCCCACAAGCCCAACGCGCTCGTGAGGCTGGATCTGAAGGCTCGCCTTGTCGAAAACGACCTGCTTTCCGTAGGTCTTGTCTATATTGTCTATCCTTAGCACCGAGGCCGCACGTATCACAAAAATAGGCAGATGAAAGCGATATTTTAATATTATAAAATAGGTCTAGAAAATCCGCTCGTAATTTGTAATGTTCAGAAGAACATGAGGAAAAGGCTGGCGGAAGAGACGATAATATTTTTTAGTGTCTTTAAATGGTTCGTTCTTGCAACCATTATAGGCGCAATAGTAGGCTTTGCAACGGCGGTCTTTCTTAAACTTCTTAGATGGGGCACTGCGCTTACCGGTAATTATCAATATTATTTCCTGCTAATGCCTGTGGCCTTCTTTATAAGCTCCATCACTATAAAGTATCTGGCGCCTGACGCCAAAGGACACGGGACAGAAAAGGTCATAGAGGCCGTTCACAAACATTCGGGAAAGATAAAATGGTCTGTCGTCCCCGTAAAACTTATAACAACGGTGATAACAATAGCATCCGGCGGCTCCGCCGGTAAAGAGGGCCCGTGCGCCCAGATTGGCGCCGGACTTTCCTCAATGTTCGCCGACATCTTCAGGTTCGACGACAATGACCGTAAAAAACTGGTCATCTGCGGCATAAGCGCCGGATTTGCCTCGGTCTTCGGAACACCTCTTGCGGGAGCCATGTTCGGCATCGAGGTCCTATTTGTGGGTGGACTTCTCTATGAAGTCATCCTTCCCTCTTTCATTGCCGGCGTGACATCCTATCATATCACAACACAGCTGGGGATAGAGTATTTCTACCACCCGATCAATTTCGTACCCGTATTCAGCGAGGCCTTCCTTATAAAAGTGGCCATGGCAGGCATCTTTTTCGGACTTTCGTCTTTTCTTCTCATAGAATCTCTCAAGTTCTTCAAAAAGATATCCGGCAAGATGAAGATATGGGAGCCGCTTAAGGCTCTCATCGGCGGCGCCTCTCTTATTGCGCTAACGTTCCTACTCTCCACCGACTACTTGGGCCTTGGCCTTAACTCGATAGAAAACACGCTCAAGGGGGCTTCTCCGGCATGGTATTCGTTCATGGCCAAGATTCTCTTCACGAGCATCACCTTGACCTTTGGCGGAAGCGGTGGCATTGTAACACCTATTTTCTTTATCGGCACAAGCTCAGGCGCTCTCTTTGCAAATATATTTCACCTTGATGTCGGGACATTTGCCGCCATAGGCATGGTGGCCCTTTTAGGCGGTGCCGCCAATACGCCGATCGCCGCAAGCATCATGGCGGTCGAGTTCTTTGGCCCGCAGATCGCACCATATGCTGCTGTTGCGTG
Proteins encoded in this region:
- a CDS encoding excinuclease ABC subunit C; translation: MFYVYVLHSEKDGKLYTDFRNDLKNRIKCHEQGKVASTKDRRPVKQIYYEAYLLEDDAKSRELFLKSGSGKKFLRKQLANYFAENLWK
- a CDS encoding AraC family transcriptional regulator is translated as MLTNLVKSVEELKMKPTLKHIDPMLVVGIGVRTTNHAESKKDTAKIPALWGRFFQENLSGKIPNQIQSSQTYGVYSSYESDCDGKYTVTAGKCVSRVDNLPQYLAMVNVEGGSYLVFEGKGPMPEIVINIWKEIWNYFSSKQELKRRHTTDFELYKAGGEVAIHIAVM
- a CDS encoding enamine deaminase RidA — translated: EIKRTESSEEWAHSGIVEAGAYVFISYCIGNEGQSIENQINGAFDLLEKRLGSIGLNLESVVKMDCLFKNITDIHSLGKIIKERFNGKYPARKAFETKFVREGILFQVDAIAARN
- a CDS encoding AAA family ATPase encodes the protein MFQRIAPLPSNPKESFFLWGPRKTGKTFLIKHLYPNSHRIDLLNTDSFAKYSVRPALLREECLANIESDPTASRLVLIDEVQKIPKLLDEVHLLIEDHHFVFGMCGSSARKLKRGHANLLGGRAVRYELRGLTFPELGNEFDLTRLINHGYLPSHYLSGNHLKLTDSYVNEYLKEEIAAEGLVRNLPLFSDFLRAAAFSDTEIVNYSNIASDCGVSGKTVKEYFQILQDTLIGEFLPAYTRRAKRKVIHSPKFYYFDVALPNLLTRRGELQLGSEMAGKAFENWLFHELKSYITYKEKSDLLSYWKLADSGREVDFVVNDCEVAIEAKGTSRVRPDHLKGLRELKKEHQSIKKLLLVCLEELPRLTDDQILILPYRDFLQSLWQGDVF
- a CDS encoding ABC transporter ATP-binding protein: MLRIDNIDKTYGKQVVFDKASLQIQPHERVGLVGRNGSGKSTLLKMILGEEEPDEGNIIVPRGYRIGHVAQHLHFTEPTILQEGCLGLPPDEMYDHYKVEAVLFGLGFTEKDMGLPPSTFSGGYQVRLNLAKVLVSHPNLLLLDEPTNYLDIVSIRWIIKFLRNWKHELVLISHDREFMDSVTTHTALIHRQRIRKLPGDTVKVYAQIKQDEDVHEKTRQNESKQREHIEAFVERFRAQASKASVVQSRLKLLEKLPKLEKLEEIADLDFAFRYSTFDAKRLIEVAGLSFGYEPSNLLIEGLDMTIGSEDRIGIIGKNGKGKSTLIKLLAGELEPLDGKIDIHPLARMGYFGQTNIDRLRPKYTVEEEIESANPNLGRTAVRSICGTMMFGGESAEKMVQVLSGGEKSRVMLGKIIATPTNLLLLDEPTNHLDMQSIDSMVATLSDFEGAVIIVTHSELVLHALATKLLVFQDGGVSWFNGTYDEFLEKVGWREEADEAEAKSTDVNPKKALRQSRAAVIAERSKVLKPLQEEIKSLESKIMRLEKEEAGINAKLSNVGALKGPEEIAELSRSIKKLKKDIDSNFAHLEKVSAEHDSLSAVFDAQLATLCNAAANRLNKDIV
- a CDS encoding voltage-gated chloride channel, giving the protein MRKRLAEETIIFFSVFKWFVLATIIGAIVGFATAVFLKLLRWGTALTGNYQYYFLLMPVAFFISSITIKYLAPDAKGHGTEKVIEAVHKHSGKIKWSVVPVKLITTVITIASGGSAGKEGPCAQIGAGLSSMFADIFRFDDNDRKKLVICGISAGFASVFGTPLAGAMFGIEVLFVGGLLYEVILPSFIAGVTSYHITTQLGIEYFYHPINFVPVFSEAFLIKVAMAGIFFGLSSFLLIESLKFFKKISGKMKIWEPLKALIGGASLIALTFLLSTDYLGLGLNSIENTLKGASPAWYSFMAKILFTSITLTFGGSGGIVTPIFFIGTSSGALFANIFHLDVGTFAAIGMVALLGGAANTPIAASIMAVEFFGPQIAPYAAVACVISFLMTGHRSVYPSQVFAISKSPSLSIVLGEEEEDIDTQLNLRKKSFVGICLYFVRKIKELGGKLCSNQKRSV